A DNA window from Triticum aestivum cultivar Chinese Spring unplaced genomic scaffold, IWGSC CS RefSeq v2.1 scaffold60439, whole genome shotgun sequence contains the following coding sequences:
- the LOC123177013 gene encoding uncharacterized protein, which yields MAIPAAEAPALDSGSTSTANDSAACLGASVTAGGGAAAAASGVGSPESVVRPFSPDTRRSDEGGAQPAAEKALFDVEFSGGSCTMFSSGGGDVAVGHAHGAAPPVVSRGSIQSLPHSAQASTNTTIRVGWKRRPRGPQAPNERAAVVDRVPALEAAIRGFADRGTDVVVNPALGTIFDSMPEAYEFYNLILVAG from the exons ATGGCGATTCCAGCTGCGGAGGCGCCGGCGCTCGACTCTGG ATCGACGTCGACTGCCAACGATTCAGCAGCGTGCTTGGGGGCTTCCGTTACGGCCGGTGGCGGCGCCGCGGCGGCCGCGTCAGGAGTAGGCTCGCCGGAATCGGTCGTCCGCCCGTTCTCTCCTGATACGCGTCGGTCGGATGAGGGTGGGGCACAGCCGGCGGCAGAGAAGGCTTTATTTGATGTTGAGTTCTCCGGGGGATCCTGCACCATGTTCAGCTCGGGCGGTGGCGATGTGGCTGTCGGACACGCCCATGGCGCGGCGCCGCCCGTCGTCTCGCGCGGCTCGATTCAGTCCTTACCCCACAGTGCGCAAGCATCCACAAACACCACCATCCGAGTTGGCTGGAAGCGCAG GCCAAGAGGGCCGCAAGCACCAAACGAGCGGGCGGCGGTGGTTGATCGTGTGCCGGCACTTGAAGCTGCCATACGAGGGTTCGCTGACAGGGGGACTGATGTGGTTGTCAACCCGGCGCTTGGCACAATTTTCGATTCTATGCCGGAGGCGTATGAATTCTACAATCTTATTCTCGTCGCTGGTTAA